The following coding sequences lie in one Pseudomonadota bacterium genomic window:
- a CDS encoding methyltransferase domain-containing protein, with translation MLKGIIKKQFNRQAKSFSSWSVTKNIEYMQAHFDFFRMNENDTMLDVACGTGEFSIFSAKRIKYVLGIDISDEEIKLANEQAESNNVTNVKFICHNVEKIPCDDNSYSIAVCKSAFHHMQNYSQVFLEMLRCCKNLGRVGIQDIVAYDDKKTNDFFEGMEKAIDISHNSALSLESIVDLFKANDLKIVNEFQIEIGLNFQEYLRHAYQSESSIRKIEKLLKFGLEDKGISKYFIIKDDELFFKRNVFLILGEKCDRTLSFGVE, from the coding sequence ATGTTAAAGGGGATTATAAAAAAGCAATTCAACAGACAGGCAAAAAGCTTCAGTAGCTGGTCTGTTACGAAAAATATAGAATATATGCAGGCCCATTTTGATTTTTTCAGAATGAATGAAAATGACACCATGTTAGATGTTGCCTGTGGAACAGGTGAATTTTCAATATTTTCAGCGAAAAGAATAAAATATGTTCTGGGAATAGATATTTCAGATGAAGAAATTAAATTAGCGAATGAACAGGCTGAAAGTAACAATGTAACGAATGTAAAATTTATCTGTCACAATGTAGAAAAAATTCCCTGCGATGATAATTCATATTCAATAGCTGTTTGTAAATCAGCGTTTCATCATATGCAGAACTATTCCCAGGTATTTTTAGAGATGCTGCGATGCTGTAAAAACCTTGGTAGAGTGGGTATTCAGGATATTGTCGCGTATGATGACAAAAAAACGAACGATTTTTTTGAAGGCATGGAAAAAGCAATAGATATAAGTCACAATTCAGCTTTATCATTGGAGTCAATTGTAGATTTGTTTAAGGCTAATGATTTAAAAATTGTAAATGAGTTTCAGATAGAGATTGGGCTAAATTTTCAAGAATATCTGCGTCATGCATATCAGTCTGAAAGCAGTATAAGAAAAATCGAAAAATTGCTAAAATTTGGATTGGAAGATAAAGGGATTTCAAAATATTTTATCATTAAAGATGATGAGTTGTTCTTTAAACGAAATGTTTTTCTTATCCTGGGC
- a CDS encoding pyridoxal phosphate-dependent aminotransferase, translated as MLSKRASSLKPSPTLTINAKEKALKAQGLDIVGFGVGEPDFDTPDHIKKAAIDAINEGFTKYTPAAGIDPLKDAIIEKFKRDNNLTYKRDEVIVSCGGKHSLYNLFQALFEKGDEVIIPIPYWVSYPPMVELAGAKPVLVDTSEKDDFQITKRLLKKHITKKTKGIVLNYPSNPAGSVYSVENLKEIGKIAVENNIYIISDEIYEKLTYDEYTHTSIASINPSFKERTIIAHGVSKTYAMTGWRIGFAAGPKEIIQAMSNIQSQSTSNPTSISQKAAVVALNGPQDFIKTMVSEFKRRRDFLVRELRSIEGVTCYNPKGAFYVFPNFNKLLGRKYKGKKIGSSSVLTEILLEDFHTAVVPGVEFGKEGYLRLSFATSMEVIKKGVERIKKAVASLD; from the coding sequence ATGCTATCAAAAAGAGCAAGTTCACTCAAGCCATCACCAACCCTAACAATCAATGCAAAGGAAAAGGCCCTCAAGGCTCAGGGGTTGGACATTGTAGGATTTGGAGTAGGGGAGCCTGATTTTGATACTCCAGACCATATTAAAAAGGCGGCGATTGATGCCATTAACGAAGGTTTTACAAAGTACACACCAGCAGCCGGAATAGACCCTTTAAAGGACGCAATCATTGAAAAGTTTAAAAGAGACAATAATCTCACGTACAAAAGGGATGAGGTCATTGTTTCCTGTGGTGGCAAGCATTCACTCTACAACCTCTTTCAAGCCCTGTTTGAAAAGGGTGATGAGGTAATCATTCCAATTCCATATTGGGTATCCTATCCGCCGATGGTGGAGCTTGCCGGGGCAAAACCTGTGCTTGTCGATACATCTGAAAAGGATGATTTCCAGATTACAAAAAGGTTGTTGAAAAAACATATTACAAAAAAGACAAAAGGGATAGTGCTGAATTATCCGTCGAATCCGGCAGGCTCGGTATATTCAGTGGAAAACCTGAAAGAGATTGGGAAAATAGCTGTGGAGAATAATATCTATATCATATCTGACGAGATATATGAAAAGCTTACATATGATGAATATACACACACGAGCATTGCCTCCATTAATCCTTCTTTTAAAGAAAGAACAATCATAGCCCATGGTGTTTCTAAGACATACGCAATGACAGGATGGAGGATAGGGTTTGCCGCAGGACCTAAAGAGATTATACAGGCTATGTCAAATATACAGAGCCAGAGCACATCAAACCCGACATCCATTTCACAGAAGGCAGCGGTTGTAGCCTTAAATGGCCCTCAGGATTTTATCAAGACGATGGTCAGTGAATTTAAAAGGAGAAGGGACTTCCTGGTGAGGGAGCTTCGTAGCATTGAAGGCGTGACCTGTTACAATCCTAAGGGTGCCTTTTACGTATTTCCCAACTTTAATAAACTCCTTGGCAGGAAATATAAGGGCAAAAAAATAGGTTCTTCATCAGTATTGACCGAGATACTCCTTGAAGACTTCCATACAGCGGTTGTCCCGGGGGTCGAATTTGGCAAAGAAGGTTACCTGAGGCTTTCTTTTGCAACCTCTATGGAAGTTATCAAAAAGGGAGTGGAGAGGATAAAGAAGGCTGTAGCTTCGCTTGACTAA
- a CDS encoding CGGC domain-containing protein, translating to MARIGIFACSNATQDLGCSSVSCLADLRRRKGAFERYKDDEKLDLVGIVSCSGCPTLTGHEKLLNRIRALTEFKVDAIHFTYCMDTLCPFKDEYKALLEKNFPDIKVVIGTHEVPITQDQFRGEIKKLFCQPQFTMVDVIKGRKIE from the coding sequence ATGGCGAGAATCGGCATATTCGCATGTTCAAACGCAACACAGGATCTGGGTTGTTCCTCTGTAAGCTGCCTGGCAGATTTACGGAGGCGAAAGGGCGCCTTTGAGCGGTACAAAGACGATGAGAAGCTCGATTTAGTCGGTATTGTAAGCTGCTCAGGATGTCCTACACTGACGGGACATGAAAAGCTCCTGAACAGGATTCGGGCATTGACCGAATTCAAGGTTGATGCAATCCATTTTACATACTGTATGGATACATTATGCCCGTTCAAGGATGAGTATAAGGCATTACTTGAGAAGAACTTCCCGGATATAAAAGTAGTCATAGGAACCCACGAAGTCCCTATCACCCAGGACCAGTTTAGAGGGGAAATTAAGAAACTCTTCTGCCAGCCGCAATTCACCATGGTTGATGTGATAAAAGGGAGGAAGATAGAATAA
- a CDS encoding alpha/beta hydrolase, with translation MIIKTANKGPWVVLIHGLGVTENVWFAPLEVKVLFISFKTLLKEEKEIIPLAERCNKENYNIASWTQNIYGTVDDAAAELKVLVDSIDSQDIVFIAHSRGGLVARWAIQHHGLNPKALICLSTPHYGSGFADYTMKHQKFIQLVSPSVKRHIVPIRELCTYAPLIKEINRPEGLEMEKHVPHFDICGDSVSYFTTCFFNVMGSAEKLFGKGIIKEWKMGQGDGFVCVESCKSPLTPDEMFFKLPVNHANILIDNKAWDIVNSILQRCVAPRF, from the coding sequence ATGATAATAAAGACTGCAAATAAAGGCCCATGGGTGGTTCTCATTCACGGACTTGGGGTTACAGAGAATGTATGGTTTGCACCCCTCGAAGTAAAGGTTTTGTTTATCTCCTTTAAAACCCTGTTGAAGGAAGAAAAGGAGATTATACCCCTCGCAGAAAGGTGCAATAAGGAGAATTATAATATCGCAAGCTGGACGCAAAATATCTATGGAACGGTTGACGATGCAGCAGCTGAACTAAAGGTCCTTGTAGATTCTATTGATAGCCAGGATATAGTCTTTATAGCCCATTCGAGGGGCGGGCTTGTGGCAAGATGGGCAATACAACATCATGGTTTAAATCCAAAGGCCTTGATATGCTTATCAACACCACACTACGGCAGCGGGTTTGCAGACTATACGATGAAGCATCAGAAGTTTATTCAACTTGTATCCCCTTCTGTCAAAAGGCATATTGTCCCCATAAGAGAGCTATGCACCTACGCTCCCTTGATAAAGGAAATTAACAGACCAGAGGGGCTTGAGATGGAAAAACATGTCCCGCACTTTGATATATGTGGTGATTCAGTTTCATACTTCACAACATGTTTCTTCAACGTGATGGGCTCAGCAGAAAAGCTTTTTGGCAAAGGTATAATCAAGGAATGGAAGATGGGGCAGGGGGATGGTTTTGTATGCGTTGAATCCTGCAAATCCCCTCTCACGCCCGATGAAATGTTCTTCAAACTACCTGTCAACCATGCAAATATTTTGATTGACAACAAAGCGTGGGATATTGTAAATAGTATCCTCCAGCGGTGCGTAGCACCACGGTTTTAA